From a single Callithrix jacchus isolate 240 chromosome 5, calJac240_pri, whole genome shotgun sequence genomic region:
- the GJC1 gene encoding gap junction gamma-1 protein, whose product MSWSFLTRLLEEIHNHSTFVGKIWLTVLIVFRIVLTAVGGESIYYDEQSKFVCNTEQPGCENVCYDAFAPLSHVRFWVFQIILVATPSVMYLGYAIHKIAKMEHGEADKKAARSKPYAMRWKQHRALEETEEDNEEDPMMYPEMELESDKENKEQNQPKPKHDGRRRIREDGLMKIYVLQLLARTVFEVGFLIGQYFLYGFQVHPFYVCSRLPCPHKIDCFISRPTEKTIFLLIMYGVTGLCLLLNIWEMLHLGFGTIRDSLNSKRRELEDPGAYNYPFTWNTPSAPPGYNIAVKPDQIQYTELSNAKIAYKQNKANTAQEQQYGSHEENLPADLEALQREIRMAQERLDLAIQAYSHQNKPHGPREKKAKVGSKAGSNKSTASSKSGDGKTSVWI is encoded by the coding sequence ATGAGTTGGAGCTTCCTGACTCGCCTGCTAGAGGAGATTCACAACCATTCCACATTTGTGGGGAAGATCTGGCTCACTGTTCTGATTGTCTTCCGGATTGTCCTTACAGCTGTAGGAGGAGAATCCATCTATTACGATGAACAAAGCAAATTTGTGTGCAACACAGAACAGCCGGGCTGTGAGAATGTCTGCTATGATGCATTTGCACCCCTCTCCCATGTACGCTTCTGGGTGTTCCAGATCATCCTGGTGGCAACTCCCTCCGTGATGTACCTGGGCTATGCTATTCACAAGATTGCCAAAATGGAGCACGGTGAAGCAGACAAGAAGGCAGCTCGGAGCAAGCCCTATGCCATGCGTTGGAAACAACACCGGGCTCTGGAAGAAACGGAGGAGGACAACGAAGAGGATCCTATGATGTATCCAGAGATGGAGTTAGAAAGTGATAAGGAAAATAAAGAGCAGAACCAACCCAAACCCAAGCATGATGGCCGACGACGGATTCGGGAAGATGGGCTCATGAAAATCTATGTGCTGCAGTTGCTGGCAAGGACCGTGTTTGAGGTGGGTTTTCTGATAGGGCAGTATTTTCTATATGGCTTCCAAGTCCACCCGTTTTACGTGTGCAGCAGACTTCCTTGCCCTCATAAGATAGACTGCTTTATTTCTAGACCCACTGAAAAGACCATCTTCCTTCTGATAATGTATGGTGTTACAGGCCTTTGCCTCTTGCTTAACATTTGGGAGATGCTTCACTTAGGGTTTGGGACCATTCGAGACTCACTAAACAGTAAAAGGAGGGAACTTGAGGATCCGGGTGCTTATAATTATCCTTTCACTTGGAATACACCATCTGCTCCCCCTGGCTATAACATTGCTGTCAAACCAGATCAAATCCAGTACACCGAACTGTCCAATGCTAAGATTGCCTACAAGCAAAACAAGGCCAACACAGCCCAGGAACAGCAGTATGGCAGCCATGAGGAGAACCTCCCAGCTGACCTGGAGGCTCTGCAGCGGGAAATCAGGATGGCTCAGGAACGCCTGGATCTGGCAATTCAGGCCTACAGTCACCAAAACAAACCTCACGGTCCCCGGGAGAAGAAGGCCAAAGTGGGGTCCAAAGCTGGGTCCAACAAAAGCACTGCCAGTAGCAAATCAGGGGATGGGAAGACCTCAGTCTGGATTTAA